In Sphingobacterium sp. PCS056, the following proteins share a genomic window:
- a CDS encoding SusC/RagA family TonB-linked outer membrane protein, translated as MYYSQFSISNGTVKPFRILLRRTNLLLTLIYFFLSFHVVHGQTAIKITGTVFNEKGISLEGVTVAIKTTPIGIQTDAQGKFSLNAPNEQSILSISYLNYVKQEVKIGSTRNFNITLQSTEQAIDEVVVVGYGTQKKTSLTAAVSTLSGAEITRVPVANLSNAIGGRVPGVIFKQNSGEPGQDGSSLLIRGTGTTGNASPLVIVDGVPRSFNQLDPNSVESFTFLKDAAAVAPYGVAGANGVILVTTKKGKAGRVSLSYNGYYGLQNPTMLPKMVNSYEYGTMRNAANANVGAAPVYTEEQLNKYRDGSDPDVYPNHDVLNELINKNSPIMGHNLSISGGSEKIRYFGALGYISQDGMWGPTGFKRYNMTSNIELQATSTTKFALNLSGRIEEKKYPGKSASSIFDQLYRTPPTAPLLFSNGLPGSYIGRSAYGNIFQSGSSESQKQVLLSQISIDQELPFLKGLSAKAVFSYDLNDVNGAGLSKTWLTPIPYYTVVTKTNPYTYPQAGTDGPAKPSYDMSYAQNQALTYQAFLNYLQTFGKHDVSATAVYEYRNGKFLNLAAGRRNYNVNIPEINNGSPVATDLSNSGSSSESKQNGFIFRGNYAYDSRYLFEVSGRMDGHYAFAPDKRYHFFPAASLGWRISNEKFMQGQTAWLDNLKLRASYGISGALPYIDGNLALFQYLSSYAAYTPSAVLEGVTTQGLYETVEANPDITWETAKKTNIGFELSIYKGLFSIEADYFTEDRNDMLTAPQVLLPSEYGIGVAQRNAGRMKNRGFDFSAISRFTIADDIKVQLAGNFTFAKNKLVEVFENEVTKNNPNRSRTGRPLSTQFGYRSLGLFQASDDLNGDGIIQSSEYGVAQFGTLRPGDIKYEDINGDNKITPDDEVEIGKPTTPIVIYGFSPSISYKNIDLNILFQGAIGRNFYINGQAAYPFFNSGSALKSTMDYWTPENTEAQYPRLTPTPTDNNSRTSSFWMRSGSYLRLKSIELGYTLPSTWIKNIQSVRVYASGQNLLTWSKEIKDFDPEISASNGNYYPQQSVVSFGLNVNF; from the coding sequence ATGTATTATTCACAATTCAGCATTTCGAATGGAACCGTTAAGCCATTTCGAATACTCTTAAGGAGAACTAACCTCCTGCTAACTTTAATCTATTTTTTTTTATCTTTTCATGTTGTTCATGGACAGACTGCGATCAAAATCACAGGTACCGTTTTCAATGAAAAAGGTATTTCCTTAGAAGGAGTAACAGTAGCGATTAAAACAACACCTATTGGCATACAAACAGATGCGCAAGGAAAGTTCTCCCTTAACGCCCCAAATGAGCAGTCTATCTTATCCATTTCTTATTTAAACTATGTCAAGCAAGAAGTAAAGATTGGCAGTACCCGAAACTTCAATATCACCTTGCAATCAACGGAGCAAGCAATTGATGAAGTTGTTGTTGTTGGATATGGTACACAAAAGAAAACATCTTTGACCGCAGCTGTTTCTACCTTAAGTGGTGCGGAGATTACACGTGTACCTGTCGCCAACTTAAGCAATGCTATTGGAGGTCGTGTACCTGGAGTAATTTTTAAACAGAATAGTGGTGAACCTGGCCAAGATGGTTCTAGTCTTCTCATACGAGGCACTGGTACTACTGGTAATGCATCGCCATTGGTCATCGTAGATGGAGTACCAAGAAGCTTCAATCAACTTGATCCTAATAGTGTGGAAAGCTTTACATTTTTAAAAGATGCTGCCGCAGTCGCACCTTACGGTGTTGCTGGAGCAAATGGCGTTATACTCGTAACTACAAAAAAAGGAAAAGCTGGACGTGTAAGTCTATCTTATAATGGCTATTATGGATTACAAAATCCTACTATGCTTCCGAAAATGGTCAATTCTTATGAATATGGAACCATGCGCAACGCAGCAAATGCCAACGTAGGTGCTGCTCCAGTATATACCGAAGAACAACTGAATAAATATAGAGATGGTTCAGATCCTGACGTATATCCAAATCACGATGTATTGAATGAACTCATCAATAAAAATTCTCCGATCATGGGTCATAATCTGTCCATTTCTGGAGGTAGTGAAAAGATTCGCTATTTTGGAGCTTTAGGATACATTAGCCAAGATGGTATGTGGGGACCAACGGGTTTCAAAAGGTACAATATGACTTCAAACATTGAACTACAAGCGACTAGTACAACCAAATTTGCTCTTAATCTAAGCGGTCGTATAGAAGAAAAAAAATACCCTGGAAAAAGTGCTTCATCTATTTTTGATCAATTATATAGAACACCACCGACTGCACCACTTTTGTTTAGCAACGGATTACCAGGCTCTTACATTGGTCGATCTGCCTATGGAAACATATTCCAGAGTGGTTCTTCAGAGAGTCAAAAGCAGGTGCTTTTATCACAGATTAGTATCGACCAAGAATTGCCATTTTTGAAAGGTCTAAGCGCAAAAGCTGTTTTCAGTTATGATCTAAACGATGTAAATGGAGCCGGACTATCAAAAACATGGCTTACTCCTATTCCCTATTATACAGTAGTTACCAAGACGAATCCTTACACTTACCCACAAGCCGGTACAGATGGTCCTGCAAAACCTTCTTATGACATGAGCTATGCACAAAATCAAGCGCTTACTTATCAGGCTTTTTTAAATTATTTACAGACATTTGGTAAGCATGATGTGAGTGCTACAGCTGTTTACGAATACAGAAATGGAAAATTTTTAAATCTAGCTGCTGGCCGTCGCAATTATAACGTTAACATTCCTGAAATTAATAATGGTAGCCCAGTGGCTACAGATTTAAGTAATAGCGGATCATCAAGTGAATCAAAGCAAAATGGTTTTATATTCCGAGGAAATTATGCTTATGATAGCCGCTATCTTTTCGAAGTATCCGGAAGAATGGACGGTCATTATGCCTTTGCTCCAGATAAAAGATATCACTTCTTTCCTGCTGCATCATTGGGCTGGCGTATATCAAATGAGAAGTTTATGCAAGGTCAAACAGCTTGGTTAGACAATCTTAAATTACGTGCTTCGTATGGTATAAGCGGTGCTTTACCGTATATTGATGGCAACCTCGCTCTTTTTCAATACTTATCGTCATATGCTGCTTATACTCCTAGTGCTGTCTTGGAAGGTGTAACCACACAAGGTCTTTATGAAACAGTAGAAGCAAACCCTGATATCACTTGGGAGACTGCTAAAAAAACTAATATTGGTTTTGAGTTATCGATCTATAAAGGTTTATTCAGTATAGAAGCCGATTATTTCACTGAAGACCGAAACGACATGCTTACTGCGCCACAAGTACTTCTTCCATCCGAATACGGTATTGGAGTTGCGCAACGCAATGCCGGTCGTATGAAAAACCGTGGTTTTGATTTCAGCGCAATCAGCAGATTCACGATTGCTGATGATATCAAAGTACAATTGGCAGGAAATTTCACTTTTGCAAAGAACAAGCTTGTTGAAGTTTTCGAAAATGAAGTGACTAAAAACAATCCAAATAGAAGCCGTACAGGGAGACCTCTAAGCACTCAGTTTGGTTACCGCTCATTAGGATTATTTCAGGCAAGTGATGATTTAAATGGTGATGGTATCATTCAATCTTCTGAATACGGTGTTGCGCAATTTGGGACATTGAGACCCGGTGATATAAAGTATGAAGATATCAATGGCGATAATAAAATTACCCCTGATGATGAGGTTGAAATCGGTAAACCAACAACCCCAATTGTTATTTATGGATTCTCCCCTTCCATTTCATACAAAAATATAGATCTCAACATATTGTTTCAAGGAGCAATAGGAAGAAACTTCTACATCAATGGACAGGCGGCATATCCGTTTTTCAACTCTGGTTCGGCATTGAAATCTACAATGGATTATTGGACGCCTGAAAACACAGAAGCTCAATACCCACGACTTACCCCCACACCAACTGATAATAACAGTCGCACATCAAGTTTTTGGATGAGAAGCGGAAGCTATCTGCGTCTAAAATCTATCGAACTTGGTTATACACTACCATCAACTTGGATCAAAAACATTCAATCTGTACGTGTATATGCTTCTGGCCAAAACTTACTGACGTGGAGCAAAGAAATTAAAGATTTTGATCCCGAAATCAGTGCTTCCAATGGTAACTATTATCCACAACAGTCTGTTGTATCATTTGGTCTAAATGTCAACTTTTAA
- a CDS encoding alpha-L-fucosidase: MNKSILCTAMLGLASIYSHAQVNNKKIPVKSTYEIESTDSPEDIIWKAVHVVPTANQYQALKNEFIAFIHFGPNTFTEMEWGNGMEDPQVFDLKTLDTDQWCEAMKAAGMKKVIITVKHHDGFVLWQSRYTKHGIMSSGFKGGQGDVLKELTASCQKYGLKLGIYLSPADLFQIESPDGLYGNLSEYTQRTVPREVAGRPFKNKTKFNFKVDDYNEYFLNQLFELLTEYGPVHEVWFDGAHPKRKGGQTYNYNAWRELIKKLAPEAVVFGKEGIRWCGNESGNTRSTEWNVIPYQEDPAILQNFSDLMDEDLGSREKLFKGKFLHYQPAETNTSIREGWFYRDDTHQKVRSTDDVFDIYERSVGGNSIFLLNIPPNREGKFSPEDVKVLHEVGSRIKETYGHNLLRGAKGSKEALDDNLESFIVLSDKSPELIYTTPKAIKINRFVMQEAVSTHGERIEKHALDAWIDGKWKEIAQATNVGYKRILRFPEITADKFRIRVLASRATPIISEVSAHYAPGRPPQLVFNRSIDGMVAIDPMKSEFGWNPHGEDILKNLNTNYQIHYTLDGSQPTEQSPVYKQEIYVKGGQIKAVAISADKRIGAVAEETIGIAKKLGQILDFTSEDSKHSAKMAFDADPKTYWQSNNDGATQHISIDLGQQYNLTAFSYTPQKEHGNGMMAKGILKISNDGKNWNEVERFEFGNLINDPTKRTHRFSKNIQARYIQVESTEITGGGKLLTIAELDFIEQ; encoded by the coding sequence ATGAATAAATCCATCCTATGTACAGCTATGTTAGGGCTTGCCTCTATATATAGTCATGCGCAAGTGAATAATAAGAAAATACCTGTTAAAAGCACCTATGAAATTGAGAGTACAGATAGTCCAGAAGATATCATATGGAAAGCCGTACATGTTGTGCCTACAGCAAATCAATATCAGGCTCTAAAAAATGAATTTATAGCTTTTATCCATTTTGGCCCTAATACATTTACGGAAATGGAATGGGGAAATGGTATGGAGGATCCTCAAGTTTTTGATCTTAAAACTTTGGATACCGATCAATGGTGTGAGGCTATGAAGGCTGCAGGAATGAAAAAAGTGATCATTACGGTGAAGCATCACGATGGTTTTGTGCTTTGGCAGAGTAGATATACAAAACATGGAATTATGTCTTCAGGATTTAAAGGTGGTCAAGGAGATGTATTGAAAGAATTAACCGCTTCTTGTCAGAAATATGGATTAAAACTGGGAATTTATTTGTCCCCTGCAGATCTTTTTCAGATTGAAAGTCCCGACGGACTTTATGGTAATTTAAGCGAATATACACAACGTACCGTTCCTCGTGAAGTAGCTGGAAGACCATTTAAAAATAAAACAAAGTTTAATTTTAAAGTGGACGATTATAATGAATATTTCTTAAATCAACTGTTTGAATTATTGACGGAGTATGGTCCGGTGCATGAAGTTTGGTTTGATGGTGCACACCCAAAGAGAAAAGGAGGCCAAACATATAATTATAATGCTTGGCGCGAGTTAATTAAAAAATTAGCTCCAGAAGCGGTCGTATTCGGAAAAGAAGGCATTAGATGGTGTGGAAATGAATCTGGAAACACTAGAAGTACCGAATGGAATGTAATTCCTTATCAAGAAGATCCAGCAATACTTCAAAATTTCAGTGATCTTATGGATGAGGATTTGGGAAGTAGAGAAAAGCTTTTTAAAGGAAAATTTCTTCATTATCAACCCGCAGAAACCAATACTTCAATTCGAGAAGGATGGTTTTATAGAGATGATACGCATCAGAAAGTGAGGAGTACAGACGATGTTTTTGACATTTATGAACGATCGGTTGGCGGTAATTCTATATTTCTGTTGAATATCCCTCCCAATAGGGAAGGAAAGTTTTCACCAGAAGATGTAAAGGTTTTACATGAAGTAGGAAGTCGTATTAAAGAAACATATGGTCATAATCTTTTACGAGGAGCAAAAGGAAGCAAAGAAGCATTAGATGACAATCTGGAGTCCTTTATTGTACTATCCGATAAAAGTCCAGAATTGATTTATACAACTCCAAAAGCTATAAAAATAAATCGTTTTGTGATGCAAGAAGCAGTAAGTACTCATGGAGAGCGTATAGAAAAGCATGCTTTAGACGCTTGGATTGATGGGAAATGGAAAGAGATCGCTCAGGCTACTAATGTAGGATACAAACGTATTCTTCGTTTTCCAGAAATAACAGCAGATAAATTCCGTATTCGAGTATTGGCTAGTCGGGCAACTCCAATAATCAGTGAGGTGTCGGCTCATTATGCTCCGGGAAGACCTCCACAACTGGTATTTAATCGCAGTATAGATGGTATGGTTGCTATTGATCCTATGAAAAGTGAATTTGGATGGAATCCTCATGGAGAGGATATTCTTAAAAATCTAAATACCAATTATCAAATACATTACACATTAGATGGTAGTCAGCCTACTGAACAGTCACCGGTATATAAACAAGAGATCTATGTAAAAGGCGGTCAGATAAAAGCTGTAGCCATCAGTGCAGATAAACGAATAGGTGCAGTTGCTGAAGAAACAATTGGTATTGCGAAAAAACTAGGACAAATTTTAGATTTTACTAGCGAAGATTCTAAGCATAGTGCAAAGATGGCTTTCGATGCAGATCCAAAAACTTATTGGCAGTCTAATAACGATGGTGCCACTCAGCATATTTCAATAGATCTTGGACAGCAGTATAATTTAACAGCATTTAGTTATACGCCACAAAAAGAGCATGGAAATGGTATGATGGCTAAGGGTATTTTAAAAATCAGTAATGATGGAAAAAATTGGAATGAAGTCGAGCGATTTGAATTTGGAAATCTAATTAATGATCCGACAAAACGAACGCATCGATTTTCTAAAAACATTCAAGCGAGGTACATTCAGGTTGAATCCACTGAAATAACGGGTGGAGGAAAACTGCTTACTATTGCTGAACTGGATTTTATTGAGCAATAG